One Candidatus Obscuribacterales bacterium genomic window carries:
- a CDS encoding threonylcarbamoyl-AMP synthase: protein MGPSKYEIEEAMAVECLSRDNGVIVVPTDTTYGLVCRLDRLNGIERIYELKGRDRSKPLIILASDTKSILPFIDGAQEVVQTLGEKFWPGALTIVAKASARVPKEIMSGGTTVGVPKEIMSGGTTVGVRVPEHGALRALLALLPNGAVASTSANLSGAPTPKVMAEVIASLSDKVDYLMPDCGEPPAGTESTIIDVSGTEPRVLRAGALPAASLLSALSL from the coding sequence ATGGGTCCATCCAAATACGAAATTGAAGAAGCAATGGCAGTTGAATGTCTGTCGCGAGACAATGGCGTTATTGTCGTTCCGACGGATACGACTTACGGACTTGTCTGTCGCTTGGACAGACTCAATGGTATTGAGCGTATCTATGAATTGAAAGGTCGCGACCGCTCGAAGCCGCTGATTATTCTTGCTAGTGATACGAAGTCGATACTGCCGTTTATTGACGGAGCGCAAGAAGTTGTACAGACACTTGGCGAGAAGTTTTGGCCGGGGGCACTGACTATCGTAGCAAAGGCGTCTGCGCGCGTGCCTAAGGAAATTATGAGTGGCGGGACTACTGTTGGCGTGCCTAAGGAAATTATGAGTGGCGGGACTACTGTTGGCGTGCGAGTACCTGAGCATGGCGCCTTGCGCGCGTTGTTGGCATTGCTGCCCAATGGCGCTGTTGCCAGCACAAGCGCCAACTTGTCGGGTGCACCCACTCCGAAGGTAATGGCTGAGGTAATTGCTTCGCTTTCGGATAAGGTAGATTACCTGATGCCGGATTGCGGCGAGCCTCCGGCTGGCACGGAATCGACCATTATCGATGTAAGCGGGACAGAGCCTAGAGTGCTACGTGCAGGCGCGCTGCCGGCGGCAAGTCTTCTTTCTGCGTTGTCGTTGTAA
- a CDS encoding ComEC/Rec2 family competence protein gives MPDVRQLVYRQLVVLMALLAVAGAALSSLAAPFFFVAIAILTGAALGLLCRSWKAAIILGSIPLLFWSYANVRQVKPHVDSSCVFVRGVVEEPPAESANCSQIVVSSSTGRYLIRFSGKFNLHVGDSIEAKVLLDRPQSCQPWDFNRTTYLRKYGAQQSGWLANDLRVVNSEHSWWDQLKESVENSRKNLVATHRKYLGDTEGALLTSMVIGDRAVNLPNELTRQFRDVGLSHVLAASGFNLTIVTGCTLFLVRLAVNSTWLGNIACFATMLSFVVMAGPSPSVLRSALMLCVLLLYRSCCRQASMPIALSVAIVAAIVLDPMCIADVGFQLSYIATTAIICGVEPLRRALFQTRNYFGIAEAVSVIIIAQMGVLPLQLYYFWCLGLFFLPANLLVAPLVHLVTLCGFASSLLVLVNQLVGWLGGVIWIMDKIIWFPLTAILICVKYMASFEQAKLVLGAPSISCLIFYYFAFGLFLCTLKIGRWRIQSTCMVILAIGLLGWHPASSSVVIVLFKNAVAVLEPDHNAHVLGDTELPSLKRFLLYHGCRIFCADKGESIFIPQGKTTVVRIDEHNVGEAKFTDEGIDSLIVCLKGARFSYLVNGLLANEQFGRCLERCKTVWLVLDRGISKKAELAMARKLPSCVKIAKRAGESLVFEALNGSIQIRN, from the coding sequence ATGCCTGACGTTAGACAATTAGTCTATAGGCAACTAGTCGTGCTCATGGCGCTTCTGGCGGTCGCCGGAGCCGCACTTTCTAGTTTGGCAGCGCCATTTTTCTTTGTGGCGATTGCTATCTTGACAGGTGCTGCCCTGGGGCTTTTGTGTCGCAGTTGGAAGGCGGCGATTATTCTTGGATCAATTCCTCTGCTGTTTTGGTCGTATGCAAATGTGCGACAAGTAAAGCCTCACGTGGACAGTAGTTGCGTATTCGTTCGAGGAGTTGTAGAAGAGCCGCCTGCAGAGTCAGCCAATTGTTCGCAGATTGTGGTTAGCAGTTCGACTGGGCGATATTTGATACGTTTTTCCGGTAAATTCAATTTGCATGTCGGCGACAGTATTGAAGCAAAGGTGCTTTTGGACAGGCCGCAATCTTGCCAGCCTTGGGATTTTAATCGAACGACATATTTGCGTAAGTACGGTGCTCAGCAAAGTGGCTGGCTTGCTAACGATTTGCGCGTGGTTAATTCTGAGCATAGTTGGTGGGATCAGTTGAAAGAGTCCGTCGAGAATTCGCGCAAGAATTTGGTTGCCACTCATCGTAAATATCTGGGCGATACGGAAGGCGCGCTGCTTACTTCAATGGTCATTGGCGATCGGGCAGTCAATTTGCCTAATGAATTGACCAGACAATTTCGTGATGTTGGTCTTTCGCATGTGTTGGCTGCTTCCGGATTCAATCTGACAATTGTCACAGGCTGTACGTTGTTTCTTGTGCGACTGGCGGTAAATTCGACATGGCTCGGAAATATTGCTTGCTTTGCTACTATGCTGTCTTTTGTGGTCATGGCTGGACCGTCACCGTCAGTTTTGCGTTCGGCGCTTATGTTGTGTGTTTTGCTTTTGTATCGCTCATGCTGTCGCCAGGCGTCTATGCCGATTGCTTTGTCGGTGGCAATTGTGGCTGCGATAGTTCTTGATCCGATGTGTATTGCCGACGTGGGTTTTCAACTATCGTATATTGCAACGACGGCAATTATTTGCGGTGTTGAGCCGTTGCGACGTGCATTATTTCAGACGAGAAATTATTTTGGTATTGCTGAAGCTGTCTCGGTAATTATCATTGCTCAGATGGGTGTGCTGCCCTTGCAGCTGTATTATTTTTGGTGCTTGGGATTGTTCTTCTTGCCGGCAAATCTCCTTGTGGCTCCGCTGGTGCATTTAGTCACGCTATGCGGATTTGCCTCGTCGTTGCTTGTTTTAGTCAATCAACTAGTAGGTTGGCTTGGTGGTGTTATTTGGATTATGGACAAAATTATTTGGTTTCCGTTGACGGCCATTCTGATTTGTGTCAAGTACATGGCGTCGTTTGAACAAGCCAAGCTCGTCTTGGGAGCGCCAAGCATTTCGTGCCTCATCTTTTACTATTTCGCTTTTGGGCTTTTTCTTTGCACTCTTAAAATCGGTCGTTGGCGTATACAATCTACGTGTATGGTAATTCTGGCAATCGGTCTGCTTGGCTGGCACCCGGCTTCTTCCAGCGTAGTAATTGTGCTTTTCAAAAATGCAGTGGCTGTACTTGAGCCTGATCATAATGCGCATGTGCTGGGAGACACAGAGTTGCCGTCCTTGAAAAGATTTCTGCTCTATCATGGTTGTCGAATTTTTTGCGCGGATAAAGGCGAATCGATATTTATTCCGCAGGGCAAAACAACTGTTGTAAGAATCGATGAACATAACGTTGGAGAGGCAAAGTTCACAGATGAGGGAATTGACTCGCTAATAGTTTGTCTCAAGGGTGCGCGATTTAGTTATCTTGTAAATGGACTTTTGGCAAATGAGCAATTTGGTAGGTGCCTTGAGCGTTGCAAGACGGTTTGGCTCGTTTTAGATCGTGGCATTAGCAAAAAGGCAGAGTTGGCAATGGCAAGAAAGCTGCCAAGTTGCGTTAAAATAGCCAAACGCGCTGGCGAGAGTTTGGTTTTTGAGGCTTTAAATGGGTCCATCCAAATACGAAATTGA
- the dcd gene encoding dCTP deaminase, with the protein MSILVDFEIRREVAEGRLVIEPYEDNLVQPNSYDVRLADRFSFYDESETVIDPFDSKTVSEGLVHVAQESIVLKPQGFVLGATLERFTLPRDVVGQITGKSSLARLGVMVHVTAGFIDAGFSHPPATITLEIVNVGNRPVRLHAGMPIGQMVFTRTAPCKVAYNEKPGAKYNGQSIAAHSLYFLNKK; encoded by the coding sequence ATGTCTATACTTGTTGATTTTGAGATAAGACGAGAAGTTGCTGAAGGACGTCTTGTAATTGAGCCGTACGAAGACAATCTTGTCCAGCCGAACTCCTATGACGTTCGCTTAGCCGATCGTTTTTCTTTCTATGACGAATCAGAGACGGTTATTGATCCTTTCGATTCAAAAACAGTCAGTGAAGGCCTCGTTCACGTTGCTCAAGAAAGTATTGTTTTGAAACCACAAGGCTTTGTGCTTGGCGCAACACTCGAGCGCTTCACTTTGCCGCGTGACGTTGTTGGACAAATTACAGGCAAATCCAGTCTTGCCAGGCTCGGTGTTATGGTGCACGTCACCGCCGGATTTATCGACGCCGGCTTTAGCCATCCACCGGCAACAATTACTTTGGAAATAGTCAACGTAGGCAATAGACCAGTGCGTCTGCATGCCGGCATGCCTATTGGTCAAATGGTCTTTACGCGTACGGCTCCTTGTAAGGTCGCCTACAACGAAAAACCAGGCGCGAAGTACAACGGTCAGTCCATCGCCGCCCACAGCCTCTATTTCTTGAATAAGAAGTAA
- a CDS encoding adenosylcobalamin-dependent ribonucleoside-diphosphate reductase yields MMDDRRTSTKELSKNALRVLEKRYLLTDELGKVVETAEGLFRRVAKALSSIESRFGMDAVEIADLEEEFFRVMNEHKFLPNSPTLMNAGKKCGQLSACFVLPVPDSLEGIFDTCKNAALIHKTGGGTGFAFSRLRPLNDPVSSSVGVASGPVSFMTVYDAATEAIRQGGTRRGANMGILRIDHPDIEQFITCKRETSRLNNFNISVAVTDEFMQAVSSDGDFDLVHPGTGEVVRTVKAKHLFDLIVENAHATGEPGIVFIDRINALDPLFQALDENGQVLPGTEDIEATNPCGEQPLGPGDACNLGSINVSEFVDENGSDFNWTELAHMVQIAVRFLDDVIEANHYPMPFIEKAAKGNRRIGVGVMGLAEALIKMNIVYDSETAIRKAEELMSFIQRHAHEASGRLAVERGNFPNWAHSKWHKMNVPMRNATVTAIAPTGTISIIAGTSSGIEPLFAVCFIRRVLGGEELIEVNELFEAIARKRGFYSEDLMRQIAATGTLENVQGVPDDVKRLFVCSHDIDYSWHLKMQAAFQKYTDSGVSKTINFAHHATNDNVREAYLKSWDLGLKGVTVYRDQSRPAQVLNLGLGSSLPHGNKRFCAPGEECDV; encoded by the coding sequence ATGATGGACGACCGCCGCACATCTACAAAAGAACTATCCAAGAACGCTCTCAGGGTCTTGGAGAAGCGCTATTTGCTGACCGATGAATTAGGTAAAGTTGTGGAAACTGCCGAGGGGCTTTTCCGTCGCGTGGCGAAGGCTCTGTCCTCGATAGAAAGCCGTTTTGGCATGGATGCAGTGGAAATTGCCGACCTGGAAGAGGAGTTTTTCCGGGTTATGAACGAACATAAATTTCTGCCTAATTCGCCGACGTTGATGAACGCCGGTAAAAAGTGCGGACAATTATCAGCCTGTTTTGTCTTGCCTGTGCCGGATTCATTGGAAGGCATTTTCGACACCTGTAAAAACGCTGCCCTCATTCACAAAACAGGCGGCGGCACCGGATTTGCCTTCAGTCGCTTGCGTCCTTTAAATGATCCAGTTTCAAGTTCGGTTGGTGTTGCTTCCGGACCGGTTAGTTTTATGACCGTGTACGATGCCGCCACCGAAGCTATTCGTCAGGGTGGTACCAGGCGTGGTGCCAATATGGGTATTTTACGCATTGATCATCCAGACATTGAGCAATTCATTACCTGTAAAAGAGAGACAAGCAGACTAAACAATTTCAACATTTCAGTTGCTGTAACTGACGAGTTTATGCAAGCGGTAAGTAGTGATGGTGATTTTGATCTGGTGCATCCCGGTACAGGCGAAGTTGTACGCACTGTGAAGGCAAAGCATCTGTTCGACCTGATAGTGGAAAATGCTCACGCCACGGGCGAGCCGGGAATTGTTTTCATAGATCGCATAAACGCGCTGGATCCGCTATTTCAAGCGCTTGATGAAAATGGGCAAGTGCTGCCTGGCACGGAAGACATTGAAGCAACTAATCCTTGCGGTGAACAACCACTTGGGCCGGGCGATGCCTGTAATCTTGGTTCTATCAATGTCAGCGAATTTGTCGATGAGAATGGCAGTGACTTCAATTGGACAGAACTTGCGCATATGGTGCAAATTGCTGTTCGTTTCCTCGACGACGTAATTGAAGCCAATCACTATCCAATGCCTTTCATAGAAAAGGCGGCAAAAGGCAATCGTCGTATCGGCGTCGGTGTAATGGGATTGGCGGAAGCGCTAATTAAAATGAATATCGTTTACGACTCAGAAACGGCCATTCGCAAGGCTGAGGAGTTGATGTCTTTCATCCAACGTCACGCTCATGAAGCTTCCGGCAGGCTAGCTGTCGAACGCGGAAATTTCCCTAACTGGGCGCACAGCAAATGGCACAAGATGAATGTACCGATGCGTAATGCTACAGTCACGGCAATTGCGCCGACTGGTACCATTTCCATAATTGCCGGAACATCATCCGGTATAGAACCTCTATTTGCTGTCTGTTTTATTCGCCGTGTTCTCGGTGGTGAAGAACTTATTGAAGTGAATGAATTGTTTGAAGCAATCGCGCGCAAGCGTGGATTCTATAGCGAAGATTTGATGCGTCAAATCGCCGCAACCGGCACGCTGGAAAATGTGCAAGGAGTGCCCGACGATGTGAAACGTCTTTTTGTTTGTTCGCACGACATCGATTATTCCTGGCATTTGAAAATGCAGGCGGCCTTTCAGAAATACACCGATAGTGGAGTTTCAAAGACTATAAACTTCGCTCATCATGCAACAAATGATAATGTGCGTGAGGCATATCTAAAGTCTTGGGATCTCGGACTTAAGGGAGTTACGGTATACCGCGACCAGAGCCGTCCGGCGCAGGTTTTGAACCTTGGCTTAGGCTCCAGTCTTCCCCATGGAAACAAGCGTTTTTGCGCCCCTGGCGAAGAGTGCGATGTATAA
- a CDS encoding amidohydrolase family protein translates to MRNGLYIVDFHTHIVSQADFESYFAEDCQHHFIKQHGPFVERLLRLSDPHFSDFMRHVSFNFRHELARSVYNFCGHLGLVEAIRIFKTHDFNYLLKSMDAQGIDHAIISSLEPLTVTENLIKLVANHKDRFSIFASVHRNQEDPAGYFQQLLESGAVRGLKLHPLVGGYNCGELLDKTRDVLKVASAHNLPVFIHTGHIPTGALAGLNGCNDAKAVEPLLAEFPEINFVLAHIGWESWRTMLKLARKYPKVYVETSWQPSTIIRRAVDTLGSHRVIFGSDFPLFKQGLALKQVEQALTPYELAAVASANAARLLNLPAKKLSPAA, encoded by the coding sequence ATGCGCAATGGTCTCTACATAGTTGATTTTCACACTCATATAGTCAGCCAAGCCGACTTCGAGTCCTATTTTGCCGAAGACTGCCAGCACCACTTCATTAAGCAACATGGTCCTTTCGTGGAGCGGCTTTTGCGCTTAAGCGATCCGCACTTCAGTGACTTCATGCGACACGTCTCTTTCAATTTTCGTCATGAGCTAGCTAGATCTGTCTACAATTTTTGTGGACATCTAGGATTGGTTGAAGCGATTCGCATTTTCAAAACCCACGACTTCAACTATCTGCTCAAAAGCATGGATGCACAAGGTATTGATCACGCAATTATTTCATCGCTGGAGCCTTTAACCGTAACGGAAAACTTGATCAAACTTGTTGCCAATCACAAAGATAGATTCTCCATTTTTGCCTCCGTACATCGCAACCAGGAAGATCCTGCCGGATACTTCCAACAACTGCTTGAATCCGGTGCGGTGCGTGGACTTAAGTTGCATCCACTGGTTGGAGGTTATAACTGCGGCGAACTCCTGGACAAGACTAGAGATGTCCTGAAAGTTGCTTCAGCACATAACTTGCCCGTGTTCATCCACACCGGCCACATTCCAACTGGCGCGCTTGCCGGACTAAACGGATGCAACGACGCCAAAGCAGTCGAACCTCTTCTAGCAGAATTTCCTGAGATCAATTTCGTGCTAGCTCACATCGGCTGGGAGTCTTGGCGGACCATGCTTAAGTTGGCGCGCAAGTACCCCAAAGTCTACGTAGAGACGTCCTGGCAGCCGTCTACCATCATCCGGCGAGCTGTGGACACACTTGGATCGCATCGAGTGATATTCGGCTCTGATTTTCCACTGTTCAAACAAGGACTGGCGCTCAAGCAAGTCGAGCAAGCGCTAACTCCCTACGAGTTAGCCGCAGTCGCCTCAGCAAACGCCGCGCGACTTTTGAATCTACCAGCGAAGAAGCTGAGTCCTGCCGCTTAG
- a CDS encoding NAD(P)/FAD-dependent oxidoreductase: protein MVQQMDVFDVTIIGGGPTGLFATFYAGLRGLKTKTIDVLSELGGQLTALYPEKYVYDVAGHPKILAKDLAKNLAVQAGLFKPSIALGEKVIGFERIDGNILKLKTDNGQEHYTKTVLLALGAGACVPKKLDIDYDHSLEGNSVYYAVKNKEKFRGKNVLIIGGGDSAVDWANEFSQLANKVTLIHRRDQFRAVQTSVEEMYRNKVEVRTFHEMKQIVCNGKQTLEKAVLFDNRTGKEETIDCDAIIVNIGFVINLDFLKSWGMIMEGNAIIVNEKMETNIAGVYAAGDICAHTAKLKLIATGAAEAATGINFACTYINPTAKAFPGHSSNLNLSI from the coding sequence GTGGTTCAGCAAATGGATGTTTTCGACGTAACGATTATTGGTGGCGGACCGACAGGTCTATTCGCCACGTTTTATGCAGGACTCAGAGGTCTGAAGACCAAAACTATTGATGTCCTTTCCGAATTAGGCGGACAGCTAACTGCTCTCTATCCTGAGAAGTACGTGTACGACGTAGCTGGACACCCGAAGATTTTGGCCAAAGACTTAGCCAAGAACCTTGCCGTTCAAGCAGGACTCTTCAAACCATCAATAGCATTGGGCGAGAAAGTCATTGGCTTTGAGCGCATTGACGGCAATATTCTCAAGCTAAAAACAGACAACGGTCAGGAACATTACACCAAGACAGTTTTGCTCGCTCTAGGTGCTGGCGCTTGCGTACCGAAGAAGCTGGATATCGATTACGACCACAGCTTGGAAGGTAACTCGGTTTATTACGCCGTTAAGAACAAAGAAAAGTTCCGTGGCAAAAATGTTTTGATCATCGGTGGTGGAGACTCTGCCGTTGACTGGGCCAATGAATTTTCTCAATTGGCCAACAAGGTGACCTTGATTCACAGACGTGATCAATTCCGTGCAGTGCAAACATCCGTAGAAGAAATGTACCGCAACAAAGTGGAAGTAAGAACTTTCCATGAAATGAAGCAAATAGTTTGCAATGGCAAACAGACTCTCGAAAAAGCCGTGTTGTTCGACAACCGCACAGGCAAAGAAGAGACAATTGATTGCGATGCCATCATCGTCAACATAGGCTTCGTTATCAACCTGGACTTCCTGAAGAGCTGGGGCATGATCATGGAAGGCAACGCCATCATTGTCAACGAGAAGATGGAAACAAACATTGCCGGCGTCTATGCTGCTGGTGACATTTGTGCGCACACTGCCAAGTTGAAACTAATTGCCACAGGCGCTGCTGAAGCTGCCACCGGCATCAACTTCGCCTGCACATACATCAACCCGACAGCGAAAGCCTTCCCGGGACACAGCTCCAATCTCAACTTGAGCATCTAA
- the hutI gene encoding imidazolonepropionase translates to MAVDLLIHSIGELATPHLENVPAHGSAMGKINRVKNAAVAIADGKIVACGSEKEVLAKCSITDSTKKIDAEGRLVTPGLVDPHTHLIFAGNRADEFGLRCQGKTYKEIAEAGGGIVASMRATRNASVDELVSLGKERLKRMVESGTTSCEVKTGYGLSVDSELRMFEAILKLNEIQPVELVPTFMAAHAFPADQNREKYIEDITERMLPLVSERVSRSSANGRATVFNDVFCDEGYFTLDETKKILEAGVRHGLTPKVHSDEFANLGATTLAVNLKAQSADHLLNVSDAEIDLLAKSNTVAVLLPGTSFFLNLNDHARARRMIDSGVAVALGSDFNPGSCHIYSLPFIWGLACLKLKMTSEEALTAMTANAAQAIGLGDKVGQIREGYQADLVIFDLNSISEVPYNLASNPVASTIKRGKIVFENKEIG, encoded by the coding sequence TTGGCTGTCGATTTACTTATTCATTCCATTGGTGAGCTGGCAACACCTCACTTGGAAAACGTGCCGGCACATGGAAGTGCGATGGGCAAGATTAACCGCGTAAAAAATGCAGCGGTGGCAATTGCCGATGGCAAAATCGTCGCTTGCGGATCTGAAAAGGAAGTACTGGCAAAATGCAGTATCACCGACTCAACAAAAAAAATTGACGCTGAAGGCAGACTGGTTACACCAGGGTTAGTTGATCCGCACACGCATTTGATCTTTGCCGGCAACAGGGCCGATGAATTTGGACTTCGTTGTCAGGGCAAGACATATAAGGAGATTGCCGAAGCTGGTGGTGGCATAGTGGCCAGTATGCGGGCCACTAGAAATGCATCAGTAGATGAATTGGTATCTTTGGGCAAAGAGCGATTAAAGCGCATGGTCGAATCCGGCACGACGTCATGTGAAGTCAAAACTGGCTATGGTTTGTCCGTTGATTCCGAATTGAGAATGTTCGAGGCAATTCTGAAGCTCAATGAGATTCAGCCGGTTGAGTTGGTGCCGACTTTCATGGCCGCTCATGCTTTTCCAGCTGATCAAAACCGCGAAAAATATATCGAAGATATCACTGAACGCATGTTGCCTTTGGTATCAGAACGGGTATCGCGAAGCTCCGCCAATGGTAGAGCCACCGTCTTTAATGATGTCTTCTGTGACGAAGGATATTTCACTCTCGATGAAACCAAGAAAATTCTCGAAGCTGGTGTGAGACATGGGTTAACGCCGAAAGTTCATTCCGATGAATTCGCTAATTTGGGTGCCACCACGTTGGCAGTTAATTTAAAAGCGCAAAGCGCAGATCATTTATTGAATGTAAGTGATGCGGAAATTGATTTACTTGCAAAATCAAATACAGTGGCTGTACTTTTGCCGGGCACCTCATTCTTTTTGAACTTGAATGATCACGCAAGAGCTCGCCGGATGATCGATTCAGGCGTTGCAGTTGCTTTGGGCTCGGATTTCAATCCAGGATCGTGTCATATCTACTCGCTGCCTTTTATATGGGGTCTTGCTTGTCTTAAATTGAAAATGACGTCCGAAGAAGCATTGACTGCAATGACCGCAAACGCAGCGCAGGCGATCGGTTTGGGCGATAAAGTAGGTCAAATTAGAGAAGGCTATCAGGCTGATTTAGTAATTTTTGATCTGAATTCAATTTCTGAAGTCCCGTATAACCTTGCATCAAATCCGGTGGCATCAACAATCAAGCGCGGCAAAATTGTTTTTGAGAATAAGGAGATCGGCTAA
- the xseA gene encoding exodeoxyribonuclease VII large subunit gives MSVPQPQFGQLNPVLTVSEFTGLIKDVLEETFDAVAIVGEISNAKLYPSGHWYFSLKDKDATISCVCFRNAAQYLKFELEDGLQVVAKGKISVYPPRGNYQIVVTGLEPVGIGQWQLAFEQLREKLDKEGLLDPERKRPIPATPRCVGVVTSIAGAALRDILSVFKRRNPGLRVIISPSKVQGEGSAEEIAQAIESLNEVPGVDAIIVARGGGSIEDLWSFNTEIVARAVAASGVPTISGVGHETDVTICDLVADLRAPTPTAAAELVSRGHMEMASAWTNLHRRLLDRITEKLATARYRFEKADPWPELLRYADRLQHLHLKLQNLRHKLLNTSETLLAENKHRWTMAYEKLMVLGPLNVLQRGFAVIRNKDGEIITKAHKVKEGDTVEALLAKGKLKLKVIECESDWY, from the coding sequence ATGAGCGTACCGCAACCCCAATTCGGACAACTCAACCCTGTACTTACCGTTTCGGAATTTACAGGTTTAATTAAAGACGTCCTGGAAGAGACCTTCGACGCCGTAGCCATCGTTGGCGAAATAAGCAACGCCAAACTCTACCCATCCGGCCACTGGTACTTCTCTTTAAAGGATAAGGACGCAACTATTTCCTGCGTCTGTTTTAGAAATGCCGCTCAATATTTGAAATTTGAATTAGAAGATGGCTTGCAAGTTGTCGCCAAAGGCAAGATTTCTGTCTATCCACCACGCGGCAACTATCAAATAGTAGTCACCGGACTTGAGCCTGTCGGCATCGGTCAATGGCAATTAGCTTTTGAACAACTGCGCGAAAAATTAGATAAAGAAGGATTGTTGGATCCTGAACGCAAAAGACCAATTCCGGCAACGCCACGTTGCGTCGGTGTCGTCACCAGTATTGCCGGTGCTGCGCTGCGCGACATCTTGAGCGTTTTCAAAAGACGCAATCCGGGACTGCGCGTAATCATCAGTCCATCAAAAGTACAAGGCGAAGGCAGCGCAGAAGAAATTGCTCAGGCTATTGAAAGCCTCAACGAAGTGCCTGGAGTTGATGCCATCATTGTCGCCCGCGGTGGCGGCTCAATTGAAGATCTCTGGTCATTCAATACAGAAATTGTTGCGCGTGCTGTTGCCGCATCGGGCGTGCCTACTATTTCCGGTGTCGGTCACGAAACAGACGTGACTATCTGCGACCTGGTTGCCGACTTGCGCGCGCCGACGCCAACAGCTGCGGCCGAACTTGTCTCACGCGGTCACATGGAAATGGCCAGCGCCTGGACCAACTTGCACAGACGCTTGCTCGACAGAATTACAGAAAAGCTAGCGACAGCAAGATATAGATTTGAAAAAGCCGATCCGTGGCCGGAACTTCTGCGCTATGCCGATCGCTTGCAGCATTTGCATCTAAAGCTGCAGAATCTGCGCCATAAATTATTGAATACCAGCGAAACCTTGCTTGCAGAAAACAAACATCGCTGGACTATGGCATATGAGAAGTTGATGGTCTTAGGACCCCTGAATGTCTTACAACGCGGCTTCGCCGTCATTCGAAATAAAGATGGTGAAATCATCACCAAAGCACACAAGGTAAAAGAAGGAGACACAGTAGAAGCATTGTTGGCCAAGGGCAAACTAAAACTCAAAGTCATCGAATGCGAATCTGACTGGTACTAG
- the xseB gene encoding exodeoxyribonuclease VII small subunit: MSKEKDFESTLKDLEKIVGKLDGEIKLEEALELFEEGIKLSSDCEKFLTTAEQKVELLKRQADGTATLEMFVEVAAE, encoded by the coding sequence ATGTCTAAAGAAAAAGATTTTGAATCAACATTGAAAGACCTCGAGAAAATCGTCGGTAAACTAGACGGTGAGATAAAACTCGAAGAAGCACTTGAGCTTTTTGAAGAAGGCATCAAGCTAAGCTCCGACTGCGAAAAATTCCTCACTACCGCCGAACAAAAGGTCGAGCTGCTAAAGCGCCAAGCTGACGGAACAGCAACGCTTGAAATGTTCGTCGAAGTCGCTGCGGAATAA
- the rplI gene encoding 50S ribosomal protein L9, translating to MKIILQQNVAKLGKAGDVVESSDGYFRNFLQPRNLAVVATDGTLKKREEDLAALRKKADIQHQAFLDLAEKIKEVGTVKLAAKAGEGGKLYGKITNKEIAQVLSKELNTEIDKRTVKTADDISFLGNFPATVKLAPEVQAEIMVEVHAE from the coding sequence ATGAAAATAATTCTGCAACAAAACGTCGCCAAATTAGGCAAAGCTGGAGATGTCGTTGAATCAAGCGACGGTTACTTCCGCAATTTTTTGCAACCAAGAAACTTGGCTGTCGTAGCAACCGACGGCACATTGAAAAAACGCGAAGAAGATTTGGCTGCTCTGCGTAAGAAAGCAGACATTCAGCACCAGGCATTTCTTGATCTCGCTGAGAAGATCAAAGAAGTTGGTACCGTCAAACTCGCAGCAAAAGCTGGCGAAGGCGGCAAGCTTTACGGCAAGATAACCAACAAAGAAATTGCTCAAGTGTTGTCCAAAGAATTGAACACTGAAATCGACAAGCGCACAGTAAAGACCGCTGACGATATCAGCTTCCTCGGCAACTTCCCGGCAACAGTAAAGCTCGCACCGGAAGTGCAAGCTGAAATCATGGTTGAAGTGCACGCTGAGTAA
- a CDS encoding GNAT family N-acetyltransferase, producing the protein MVFTGFFRKLDTDKQSRLASVVISTEKTLVPEALQDLCASVGWARRDPDLINRALANSLAVVSAWDGDLLVGFARATGDKVFNATIWDVAVRPSYQRLGLGKRIMREIINQLDQYPISLITLYADPGRDGFYKRLGFNSDPSGIRAMFRERS; encoded by the coding sequence ATGGTTTTCACAGGCTTTTTCAGAAAACTGGATACCGACAAGCAAAGTCGTCTTGCCAGCGTAGTTATTAGCACTGAGAAGACGTTAGTGCCGGAAGCGCTGCAGGACTTATGCGCATCTGTGGGTTGGGCTCGACGCGACCCCGATTTGATTAACCGCGCTTTAGCTAACAGCCTCGCTGTTGTCAGTGCCTGGGATGGCGATTTGTTGGTTGGTTTTGCCCGCGCCACAGGCGATAAAGTTTTTAATGCAACTATCTGGGACGTGGCTGTACGCCCAAGTTACCAGCGTTTGGGACTGGGCAAGCGCATCATGCGAGAAATTATCAATCAGCTAGACCAGTACCCGATTTCCCTGATTACGCTCTATGCCGACCCAGGTCGGGACGGCTTCTACAAGCGCCTTGGCTTCAACTCCGACCCCTCGGGCATTCGAGCCATGTTTCGTGAGCGTTCATAA